One window of the Ammospiza nelsoni isolate bAmmNel1 chromosome 2, bAmmNel1.pri, whole genome shotgun sequence genome contains the following:
- the SLN gene encoding sarcolipin yields MELSTREICLNFMVVLVTVILMWLLVKSYQD; encoded by the coding sequence ATGGAACTTTCCACGCGAGAAATTTGCCTCAACTTCATGGTTGTCCTGGTTACTGTAATCCTCATGTGGCTCCTTGTGAAGTCTTACCAGGATTGA